The window CCCGCATTGAGATCGATGTTGATTTCTGTGCGTTTTCCCGCCGTCACGGTAAAGGGCTGCTCGACCGTGACCTTGCCGAGACGGGCGCGCATCACGAAATCGCCCGCCGGCATTTCCATGATCTTGCCGGTGCCGTAAATGCCGTTGATGGTCTGGCGGGTGCCATCCAGCGTCTCCTTGGCTGAAAGCGCCTCGAAACGGATATCGTCCGTCTCCACCGCCTTGCCGCCCTGCGCATAGACCGCCTTGGCGACGACCACGCCGCTCGGGATGACGAGCTCGTGGCTGATCTTCTCGCCCGCCTTGACGGCCAGCGTTTCCTGCGCCCGTGCTGGGCCGATAGTGCCGGTGAGGAGCACGTCGCCCGCGGGCACGAAGACCGTGTTCTGGCCGTAAACGCTATCCTTGAAATCGCCCTTGGTGATGTCGGTCTTTGCCTGCGTCTCCACATCGCCGCCAGGACTGCGTTTCGGCACGACAGTCAGTTCCGCCGCGTTGAAATTAACCTTCGGCCTTGCGACGCTTCCGTCCTTCACCTCGAATGGTATTTCGCTGATGACATTGCCCAGCGCCGCGACGCCGACATATTTGCCGGCCGGCAGCTTCGCCTCGAAAGTGGCGTCATAGGATCCGCCGGCATTGACATCGGTGGGCGCTCCGGCCCGGTCAGCCTTGTAGAAATCCCATCGCACTTTGTCGCTGTTGCCCAGCGAGGGGCCGCCATCGAACATCACGGCGTCGGTCACGACATTAAATTGCGGTGTCGGCTCCTGCGCCCGCAATGGCGACGGCAATGCTGCCATCAGAAGAACGGCGGAAACGACATGCATTGAAAAAGAAGCCGTTCTCATCATGGACCCCATTCGGATTACCCCCAGTTATTGCAGGTCTTCCTGCCACACTGATAGGCGGAACAGGACAACCCGTTGTGCACAACGTTTTTGTGGGACTTCGGGTTCCCCATGCGCCGCCGCAAATCCGCCATGCATGCTTCAACAGCCATTTATTTTGCATTTTCCGTGACTTGTTCAGGCTTTGATAACCATCTTCGGTAACCATAAGCATCAGTAGAGAGTAAGCGTATGGAGCGAGTACCAATGGCAGCAGTTTTTCCGCTGGCCGATTTTCGGCGTGCCGGTTTTGATCGTGCGGGCGAGAGTGACGCCTGGAAAGACAGCATCATCAAAGGTGATTGTGTCGCTGCCTTGGATGCCCTCCCGAGTCAGTCGGTCGATGCGATTTTCGCCGATCCGCCCTATAATCTCCAGCTTGGCGGCACGCTGCACCGGCCCGATCAGTCACTGGTCGATGCCGTCGATGACGAGTGGGACCAGTTCGCCTCCTTCGAGGCCTATGACGCCTTCACCCGCGCCTGGCTGCTCGCCTGCCGCCGTGTGCTGAAACCGAACGGCACCATCTGGGTCATCGGCTCCTACCACAATATCTTCCGTGTCGGCTCCATGCTCCAGAACCTCGATTTCTGGATCCTGAACGACATCGTCTGGCGCAAGACCAATCCCATGCCGAATTTCAAGGGCCGCCGGTTCCAGAACGCCCATGAGACCATGATCTGGGCCAGCCGCGATCCGAAAGCCAAGAACTACACCTTCAACTACGATGCGCTGAAGGCCTCCAATGACGATGTGCAGATGCGCTCCGACTGGCTGTTCCCGATCTGCAGCGGCCATGAGCGTCTGAAGGGTGACGACGGCAAGAAGGTGCATCCCACCCAGAAGCCGGAAGCGCTGCTGGCGCGCATCATCATGGCCTCCACCAAGCCGGGTGACATCGTGCTCGACCCGTTCTTCGGTTCCGGCACCACGGGTGCGGTCGCAAAACGTCTCGGCCGCCACTTCGTCGGCATCGAGCGCGAACAGGATTATATCGATGCGGCATCGGCCCGCATCGCCGCCGTCGAGCCGCTCGGCAAGGCGGAACTGACCGTGATGACCGGCAAGAAGGCCGAACCGCGCGTTGCCTTCAACACGCTGGTGGAAAGCGGCC is drawn from Agrobacterium tumefaciens and contains these coding sequences:
- a CDS encoding site-specific DNA-methyltransferase, translating into MAAVFPLADFRRAGFDRAGESDAWKDSIIKGDCVAALDALPSQSVDAIFADPPYNLQLGGTLHRPDQSLVDAVDDEWDQFASFEAYDAFTRAWLLACRRVLKPNGTIWVIGSYHNIFRVGSMLQNLDFWILNDIVWRKTNPMPNFKGRRFQNAHETMIWASRDPKAKNYTFNYDALKASNDDVQMRSDWLFPICSGHERLKGDDGKKVHPTQKPEALLARIIMASTKPGDIVLDPFFGSGTTGAVAKRLGRHFVGIEREQDYIDAASARIAAVEPLGKAELTVMTGKKAEPRVAFNTLVESGLVRPGQVLTDARRRYSAIIRADGTLASAGTAGSIHRLGAKVQGLDACNGWTFWHFEDGDELKPIDDLRAIIRSEMAKAE